From the genome of Magnolia sinica isolate HGM2019 chromosome 12, MsV1, whole genome shotgun sequence:
CTACAGACAAAACCCTCCCAGTTATATGCACTGCTCAGCTGTACACGAGACGAGCTGAACCGAACTGAGATAAGCTCGAAAAGGactaggtctttttttttttattttgttaaataaataatatacataaaatatatattactatgaaaattttaatgaatggctgaataaaatacatatatcatagtggcccTTTCTCTTGAGTTGTCATGTGTTGGTGATGGTTATTTGTTCCTCCACAAGAATGTGAATAATGTGTCGTGGTATTAggtgtaacatccttgattttcactgttttggatttttaaaaatccatcaatttttatttttatttttattttatttaattaatctaaatattacttaatgaccattagcactcaatgtcagtttatacagtgtgtaccagtgaagaaccgcacaagtccggttgATCATATagcgtcccgtccaaccagaacagtgtactgaggcgtcctcgtaggatttgtcgcaggaccgttcgtttaaactactcatggtttggtgacataactaaattaagttagaattagcccattagagtagaccagtcgggttgtgattgggtcaagtgcgggccgtcaagctaaatggccatttacacttggcagcagcccgtgcgggctataccgcgacatgggaatgtcagaaaattataaaaatttaggagagcatagatctcactgggcttggggaccatcgcggaccacagacccagtggacacccagaagtggaatctgacacttgccagatgcgcccaaatgattggaatctggcacgtgtaaataaaactgaaatgtaagacatttcagccatcagatttcttcataatttacgatgagggtctaatgtatttttctacacccgcccacaaaatctgggtcccgatcgtggcacggtgaccgttgatcgcgaatcagacccgtgcgaccaaaccccatatccgatcatccccaaattttacatggcccttcatcgggacaTGGAGCACCCATCCTATAAGTTTGATGGccaaagggccaccagaactgccccgattctccaaacaagctctagaccgctcgttggtggaccactagttccaaaactatagaataatgtccgtctcattgggcttgacgtccatcgcgggaatcggacctgggtacggtccagaaccggtcaacttgagctgaaggacgagtgcatgagaagtgcaaataccctaaaggaaggggttggaacttaagtgaattgagtcgtccactcttatgcaaagttgaggatttcggaccgtcggtttgagaccaaactttacccgtggagtaaggatatttccttgctcatatccgtatagccgcggccccgatcgaccatcggcgaccgttgaacagacttcttatcatatctgtcgatcggcgcatccaaatggcgggccgatcatatccatacatagatcatcattagggctagttatcctacggtgtatattgacttgtacgcctcattgtgggccctagaggctagaaagaccttctcataggtctagtatagtgaaaacccatctcttagggccatttacaccaaacctgagactatataagggcctcatttggggcacccctcaccccatacgaatttgccctagagaaggaaggagagaagatgGAAAAGGGAGAAGtggaaggaggagaaagagagagggagagtgaagaagggagtgaaggtggaccctagatcgaggtggggcccaaagaatcaaACCTCACAACttcctacctcttctccaagaagaatcccTCCTCTACGACCACCCATTCatcccgttgatcgtctaggtaagacccatcacccatttttccttaaaacccttgtgatgagaagggatttcataaAATTTTAATATGCAAATGGTTGTATTAGGGAATCCGGCCGTCCAACCCcaaaaagccctcattcctaggtcgtttccaagatctcaacgatccataggtgcggactattactcttaggtgacctagcaccaattttaatacgagattaatgattttaattgcttggatgttatttttgaaagcctagaaaatcctacgaattgtatgttggttgaaatggtatggatttatatgtttgaatCTCTCTCTCacgatgtcgtttatgtttctcacatgatttgatgtatggatgatcatatgctcatgccgtgttgatttttatacgttgttgcttcatatttcgtatgatttcattactcttgtgtgtatgatttctcaacatggaggaagtgttaacttcctcaataacccacaccacacacatacactttatttataatattaatgattttacttgtaggaaaatttgaattgtatgttgagcaatatgagatcaaggtgttgaatatgtttgatgttacattggtagttagcatgttataagtcactattcctacccttgggttggtcaggaacatgaggagagcgaaggtggttccgttggtaggaccaccttgaggctaaacccatgggtttggacgagtacgtgtgggcggcagtagttaggctacatgggtcgcttgtacccgatgtcgttccgccacatacttgcctgagctcgtgcggttcagtccactggctgacccacctagtttgttaaccttgtttgctcacacatgtatggaaactggaacaccccaccaccgttgtagcccatcgataccggatagaatattgatccacagtctcgtgagccgggcatggtggaatgggacactatgtccgagccgtcggcctacgctggggtgacgctcctccccgtagtgaccgcgggcttccccacattcagcacccccatgtgcttgaagtcggggatgagagaaacccgacggggtcaaggatcgcggggtctcggcctcacacattggggggccttggcctcgtaactagttaaaggcattgatacgtggagtgtattagattcccaaatctgctagatgaatggacttaactaagaacccggttaacatcatcattgcatggcattagctaggttggcgactcggcaattgaggtcgcactgagggagtattggcattggcgatcgttagatgttgtcgcacgagggagcgttgtggtgagggcatacatcatatcatcctgcatccatgcacattaacaagactagatagatgtttatgattgattgtttttcattaaattcttattataattgatgcttgttgcgacttaaggctaatagcacccactgagttgatcactcactcccactctgggatagtgttttaaaacaccaaccagacccattcatagatgcaagtAATATagatttcatggagcctggcgatacgaacctcgaggaggaggatgagttcccttacttccagttgatgagcagggccccgtcggatcagtagatgggtcattggatcgctgcgcagagggcttAGCTTTATccttttttgacatattattctttgtgattttgttgggtgacaccatgtgtgatcctttatatttttcttggtcatgtatatgtgtgtatatatatatatgtacgctagttctctttcatttcagtcggcaggtgcatttgtgcttcatgttcgaGGAACTCTAGGCCAATTCAACTTTCGGTTTATGGCCATCCAAGATCCAAGATGAGGACCTATGTGGACGGTCGTAATGGggcgtggcttcggtggatcgctgatgtggggcccaccgtcatatatatatatatatatatatatatatatatatatatatatatacatatacatatatatatatatacatatatatatatatatattatccacgATGTCCGTtcgtttttatatatcattttaagacatgatcgaAAATTAAATCACATCTAAAGCTCCATTTTAGCATTCATGTATAGGTAACATGTATCATCCATGTCGACATGTATAGGTAGTAATcatgtcatccatttatttttacatattattttaggacatattccaaaattgaatcatatttgTGGACACATGTTTGTGAAAATAAATGactgaatttttcatttttttaacagtccaataaatgtccaccgatcCAATATTCAGATAATAAAATAATCGATAATTTTTTGTTTATGATACCAGATCAGTCTGGACATAttgctgtatgtgtttcatatccatgccgtccatccgtttgccggctcatttaagggcataaacccaaaaataaaatagatccaaggcttaagtggaccacatggtagggatTGAATTTTCACCGTTAGAAACTTCTcatggtccacaaaagttttggatcaagctggtatttgtattttcccttcatataggacttttttttcttttttttttttgtgtgttagcttgttagtacaccccactgtcagttcacacttcactgttagccacccccactagggaattgatgccaagacctcagcgacCTTCATATAGGACTTGTGACCTTAcaaagatggaaaataaatatcagtgggacttaggaaggtttcaacggtgggtgtccttATTCACtgtgcttcctgtagtgtggtccacttgagccgcAGCTTTGATTCATTTGTGGATTTATGCCCCAAAATGAgatagcaaaatgaatggatatagaacacataaatcacagtggaccccacagctcCCAACACATCACAACAATACTGCTGGGGACACAATTAAATGGTTGGCTGCAAAATGTACCGTCACATTAAAGTTGGGGCATCATTTTTTAAGTTGGGCATCCCTACCCACAAAGCAGAGAGTCACAATGATCCGACGGTCACCATTGTCCAATCACCACCATTCTGGGGCCACTACATCAATGGTAGAACAAATAGGACGGATAACATACTTGGATGTCAGGTCCCACAAACTGCTGGGCCTTAGATCAGGGAAGCGAACTGCGTCGTGCCCCCGCCTGGACAATAATCCATTCAAGCAGggccctgtgaggcccaccgtgatatatgggttttatctacactgttcatccatttctccctatcattttaggatataagcccaaaaatgagacagatccaaggctcaagtggaccacagagtagagattgaattctaccattaaaaacttcttgtgagaggcagaaaatttggatcaatctgatatttgtgttttcctttcatccaggtctataccaccttatgaacaggttggatggaaaataaacatcgcggtggcccgtaggaaggtttcaacggtgagtttgTCTACCTGAGCATTGAATTGTGGGGGACTCACCGAGATGTGGGTGACAAATCCATgtcactccgtccatttgttttgaagcCTGGGGTGACAAGTTTtgtatgatatttgttcctacagttcatctgagtggtaatagcccaatgaacggtttggatggcatataaacatcatggtcagctccaggaagatttcaacggtggacgtttctgaTCCCACCGttttattggtgtggcccacctgagttttggatctgcccgaTTTTTAGAATCCCGTCCTATTACGACCTttcaaaaacagatggaccgggTAGACTTGTCACGGACatctatgtaggccccacacagctgCCACAGGAATATCTCTGTGCCGAGTTCACAGGCAATCCACAAGAAGAGTCCAAACACTGGGTCCATTCCATCCACAATAGGGCTCCACATATTAACGGTCTGGAGCTTGCACAAGTGCACTCCTTTAAACCATATCCAACACATGATAACTGCAAACTTGAGGGTTTTGGAAAGCCCATCTGCACAATCCATGCCAATATTCAGGTGGGCGACACTGTTTAAACGTTGGCCCCAAAAATAGGCTGTTTGGCTCCTTAGGTGGAccaatgtacaaaacaaatgggtggctaggaataaaataaaataaaataaaaaaatgcccaTTTGTTTTGTGGAATGAGTCAACCAACCTGACATCCCATGGCAACAGAtctaacagtgtggcccacctgacagagAAAGCTCAAATAACAAGTGGGATCCACTTCATAATCTACAAGAAAATCTTCCAAACACTTCAAATTCATTAGGAGACTAACATCTTTCAAACAAAAACAACAAACCATAGTAGAATTAAATCCAAACAGAGTCCATAAAACACAGCAACACCTACCATAAACCATCACAAGACAGAGACACCTATAACTGCTAAAACAACTCTCCTAAAACAAACTCCTACTACCATTGCAGAAAACAAACCATAGTCATGCAACACACAAACACCCTTAAAAACAAGGACTCTAAAACTGATGTAGCCTCAAGAGAGACTCTTAAAGCTCCTGAGTGGACTTTCAGTTTGTCCAAGTGTCCCACGGTTTAGAGATGTTGGTCTATTAGGATCTGCCATGGAGGTGGCCTGTGGTAGATGGtcaagaacagagagagagagagagagggtcctAGATTGGCAGATGGGATTCTCCAATCTGgacattttttgggtcatggtccatCGAATGACCCAACAGAACAGACCGCTAAACCATCAGTCCACTTGTAGAAACTGACCCCGCCTTGAGTCTTAAAGGAATATCATTTGATTTTGGAGATCTGCATGCACCTTCGGGAAGTTATTAATCTCAATAGAAGCCATGGATGAGGACGTGGAGGATGACCCAGAAGAAGAGGATGCTGATGAATGTGGTGAGTGCATGGTTGAGTCATCATATTGCCGGCCCCTATACGCCGCGAGATCAGCGCAGAGAACTGGTGGGACCAACGATATCGGTTTGGTGCACCGTGGAAATGTGTAACAAAGGTTGTATATGATCCTCTGAAGATCGTCCGACGAGAACTGGTGCTCATCGAAAAGGACATGATAGTGGGTCGGTTTGCTTGTCCCAAGGATCCCATTGTGGCTGCATAGATAAAAATCATACTCATCAAGATGGATGACGGTGTTGTCGACAACTGTTCCGGGAGGAATGTTCCCGGTCTTGCCAGCATCCCTCGGGTTCTTCGGGAAGAACCGTGTCTGGTGCCGCTTCTGAGCCACCACAAGCGTGATGGTTGGCTGGTACCCGTCCATCTCGATCGCCTTCTTGATAGCAATCAGCTCTTCGTTAAGGACCATATCAAACTGGCTATCGCTGACACCATCTCTGAAAAATATGATCTTCTCCGGCTTGATGCCATTCTTCCGGGCATACGTCTTGATGAGATCTAAGCACATATCGCCAATGTCCAAGATCTTCTCAGTCCGGCGGGGCTGCGCACGTATCCGGAATGCATACTGGTTTGCACCAGGCCAGTTCATCGATGCCGTGACAGCGGCAATCGAGATTGCCGACGGGCTCCGGCTGCTCGGGTGGTTCACGTCAGCGCCCATGAACATGACAGGGCGATTGTCATCAAGGCAAGGAAGGCTGTGGAAGAGCTCCATGTTGCTACCACCAAGCTTGGTGTTGATCTTGAGGGCAAGGTTGACATAGTACTGGTCCTTGCCCTGGTTGGCGAGAGGGGTTAGAAAGCACTGAGTCACGATCCCAAGCTCCGTCTCACATATCCGCTTGAGGGTATTGTAGCCCGTATGGCGCTTCTCCATTGGGCAGAAAAGCAGCTGCGGCTTCCCTTCGGCCCGTCCACAAATGCGTTTAAGGGTATTGTAGAGCTGCCTTTCATTCTCAAGCATGCGGAAGCTGGATGGCTCATAAAAGAGGAATTGTGGGTTCATGCGGATGCCAACCCTATTGGCCCGCTCGACAATATTCTGATTGAATTGTTGGACATTTAACTGATACCAGCGATTGGATGAGGTCGTGAAGTCGAGAATCGCCCACCTGTCGACAATCTTTCCTTCGTAAACCTTGTGTTTCAGCAGGTTCCATTGGCCATCTTCTCCCGGAGTGTATCTGCAGCATTGATCATTGCTATTGCGGATTTTCAAATCGGGCTGTTTAAGAACGCGACCCGTCACTTCTGTCATATTGTTGACAATTGCAATGCGAAACTGATCTGCAATACCTCCCCTgttaaagaaaaacaaagaaaagaacttTGTAAGATCAAAAGAAATTTTAGAAATGACAATGTTATCATCGATATGACCATTGAtttggatcatctaatcaaaTGGCCAAGCCCAAAATCAAACTGATTGTATGATCTTAGCTGTTCCGTAGATCAACTTGTCAAACTAGCATCATGATTGTATAGTTCATACATTGGACCATTCATCAAAGGGTAAACCAACCAACAATATacagtaataaataaataaataagaggtgAACACATGAATGTGATTTGGTGGACCACCGTGTAGATGGGCCACATCGCAACTCCAATTGTAACAATACTGCCGGTACCAACCAGATGTGGGGCTCACCCGCGTGATGTATTCATATGAATCACACcattcaaaccattcatcaaatgcgACACCTCAAAAATCCCGAAGCCCCAGTACTCGtcctgatccaaaactaatgtggccACAGCAAAGAAAACAAAGCAAGAGTGGGACAACACGGTAGGGCCTCCACTCTAAGCAATCATGAACATAATGTCTCAAAATGTTCCATGTgcaatggcccaccagagtttcagATTGTGCTGATGTTTCGGTGATGGGGTTTTTTGAggtgacacatctgatggacaggttAGATTCTTACATCAGTGTCCCACACATCTGGCTGGTTacagtggtaccagtaccactaGAGAGTGCCCCTAAGTTTGTAACCAGCCGACTATTATCTACAGAAATGAGTGGTGATCCACATACACTGGAAACAATCAGACGGTCAACCTGTCCAATTACTAAAAACCTTTTGGCTTATGTCTGATCTTcttagtggcccaccagatcaacagggATATGATCACCATACATGTTTGCCGTGTGTATGGTGGCCACAACACTTCATAGAACTTGTGACGTAATATGAGTTCACAGAAACAAAATTCTAATAAAAAGCATAGACAGGCATCAATGTTGCTTACCCACTAGGCCCATCGCTAGCTCTGATCATCCTACAAATCCAATCCTTCCTCATCACCGGTTTGATCAAAGCCATATCTTTCAAAACCTTAGCCACATCACCATGCAAAGACTCCTTCGGATACCGCTGCCCTTCCACCAGCTCACAGAACTCCATCGGCACGTAATTCAccctcttgttcttgctcaagtcCAAACATGGGATCCGCTTGTACACCACCGCCTTTCCATACTTATCCCGAAAGTAGTCAACAATGAAAAGCACCCCCTTGGAATCCGTGCCACTGTTGATCTCAAACTTCACATTGTTTGTGTTATCCCGGGTCAGCCCCACAACCTCATACTTCTGGGATGTTTTCCGGTGATTCACCGTCACTTTCAATCCCTTCAAGACTTCCTCAACTTCCTTCCTTTGATTGGGAGTCCAGGACATGTTCGCATCGATCACAACGCCAAGATGTTCTCTGAGAAACTCAAGCACTGGGACCTGTTTCCGGAATGATATGACTGTGTAATCCATGCATATAGACAAACCTCGAGCAGTCGGCTTCAAGCTCTGATGGAATCCCGTCGAAGCTATGATTCCTCCACCGAGATCCCTGTCGATTCCTTTAGAGTAGAAGTACCGTCCAAACGGAATCCGACTTAAACTGGGGTTTTCCCGCATGACCACATCCAAAGCTTGTAAGATTTCCCGGGGAACACATGTCACGGTCCTGTTGAAGTACTCCGAAAGTGTGTTGAGATCATGTACTGCCACCAGCTTTACAGCAACGACAAACTCACGAGGCTTGACGTCATCGCCCTTGGCTACGTCGACCGGGAACTTCCCGCATTGTTGGAGCTCCACCGCGCTATAGATGTTCCGCTCACCATCGTAGGCTGTGTTGAGCGTGGGAAAGAGTGTTGGGAACTTAGCAAAGAGATATTCTTTCACTAGGTGTGCATCGGCTTTCGATATTTTTGCAGTGGCAGCACTAGGCTTGTGAGGTGTCACACGCTGAATGTCAAGGTTGTATTGGTAGATCTTCATTCGGGGGTCGAAATTGACTGGGAAATGGTTCACAAGAATTTGGAGTGATCGGATGCCGGCCTGCCCTCCCTTATCAGGCCGTTTGATTGGTACGATGCTCCCcaatctggacggtgggtccGAAATCTTCAGCTTTTCCAACTCTGAAGATGTGGACGCTGCAATGTATAGAAGCAGCAAACATTAGTTATGCTTGTACTGAACTTGTTCGATGGCAATCCGAGAGCCATTGAACGAGTAATACATTATTATTCCTCATATATAACATGCTTACTATGTATAGGACTAATGCATATAAACAAGAGAACTGCTTTGGTGCTCTTAGAGCACCGTATGTCATAATGCCAcaagttgcattgggacactgtcaaaattcattgatccagactgttcattaggtccaatgcaCATTTCATGAGATATCATGCAAACCTCAAACAAACCCAACAAATATCAACCATTGATCAACAGCCTTTAATAGGGATAGTCAAGATTGTATttaaaaaataggtccaatcaacaatttgatccatcaacaTGTTAAAAACCATCATAGATtgcttttgattctaaagaataaCTTTTGTCAAGCAAtcatagccatcccatccatAGCTTGGAAAAAAGGATGGGTATAGAAAACAAGGCCAAATCAAAGATCGATTAGATAATCCGATCAATGTGATTTTGGTACGGTGGTCCATTCaatgtgttctggacttaatAGACAGTTTAGATCATTGATTGGACCATCTAAGCGgatcaatgcaactaggagcactataatttaTGGTGCTCCGATAGCACCAGAACATGTCTCTATAAACAGAAGTCAATTAGACTGTATACTCCCATCCCTACTCAGGGGGTCCATTTGGTCATGGCAGTAGAAAAGGGAAAAATCCTATTCACAGAAAAAGGTAAAAATCCTATTCATAGAAAACATAAAATGCATTTCGCAAACATATTCTCAATGCTACATAACAAGCCTATTCGTATAAAAGGGGAAATCAAGGAAAGCCGGATACCACCACCAATGAGCCACAACCATGAAAATAGTTAACTGGTCAGCATTTTTTTCCGATATGGGGGCTCCATTTAATGGACCATTTGCATAAAGGTGGCATCTGATCCCATTAGCCTCTACCGTTGATTACTGAATAACCCACCAGTTACATTTGCAAATTTAAAACTCTATTCTAGAACTTCTACCATTTTTACTACATGGTGTTCTCCATTTCAAGAAAGAGATACGACCCACCCCATGCCTTGATCCAACTGGTTGATCTTAGCATCCAAATCAGGATGGGTTATGATGCAACCAACCTACACGTGTGTGCAAGAAGGGGCCACCAATGGGGTTCTACATAAGCACGAGTGGCTGGAGTCCTTACCTATTTTTAAGAAGTTTCCTCATCTGCTCAGGACtctccccttctttttttttcattttagttTCCTTAGCTAGTTAGATTAGCAATAGCAATATTCAATAAGGCACATGTAAAGCCTATATAaataggggtgcaacttgggcaggtttggtcaggttgagggtcaacccgagCCCAAACTGACCTCAAGAGTACCCAATCCATAGCCCAATCCAACCCGAATTCCTCTATGCTTGACCCAACCGGACAGGGCCGAACCTGCCCAGACCAACCCGACTCAAACATATGCGATTATTCCCAACCCAATATAACCTTACCCGAATTTGCTCagccccaacccaacccaatttcaaatcggttggcattttccaacccTAGCCCCTTACAACCCAACCCGACCTGACCtgaacttgggttgggtcaatcAGTTGCAGCCCTATCTATAAATAGGGCCTCATTGCCCTACTTGTGAGAACAACTTTATGAGATTTTTTCTCCCCAAAAAGAATATGATGAGGGGTTTTGTATGATGGAAGAGCTGGATCTCTAGCATTGCTGTCAGTCTTTCCTTCTTTCAATCTTTGCATGTGGATCCACATTTGTAAAAAAAGGGTTTCGACTTCAATCTGATAATCTCATATGGTCCTAAAAGATGGCGAGCAGCAACCAAAATGATGTGTTTGAAGATGTTTCAACAACTTTTGGAGAGAATGTAGCGGGTGGACGGCAGATTTGAAAACAAAATAGGCAAGGTGAATAAAGGAACACCCAAGAAGAGGATGGCAAGAAAAACTCTACTTAGCCACTAAGCCACGTACTAACTACTAACTGTCTAACCCTGAAGAGTACATGGAGTCGAGGGGGTCGTCCATGTCAACAACCCGTGCTTCAAAACCCAGGCAAAGATGATACGAAGCGTACATGCAAGCACTAGACCTATCGAGGGTATTAGCAGCCCTGATAGAGGAAAGGATAACAGGTGCAAGCAACCCTTTGTCATGATTATCCTGAGGCCCCCATCGCAGAGAAGACCAACCAGACTCAACTACATGTATAAAAGAAGAGATTGAATATTTCATACGTAATCTAAACCCAATGCTGACCACAATTGGTTGAAGGTGTGGGAAAACCACTTTGAATGGTTCGAAGTGGGAATGCTTAAAGAGCATTAGAAACCTTTCTGGTTTGAAAATTCTCATGATTCTTCTTTACGACTATAAACGATGGAATCGCCATAGCAATAACAGATGGAAAGTAATGGTGATCAATGGTTTTCTGACAACGCAGCACACATGTGATAGATCCATgtcattcattaggtgggtctcaccacAAAGCAGCTTTAGCCCAAAATCAAGCTGGGTTTCAGGCCAGgacatggattgggtactacccccacccatCCCTAGCTAGGAACAAACAGGGGCTCTAAAGGGCCACCGTgctatatgggttttatccacagtcccatccattttgccgtatcattttatggtacaatcccaaaaatgaggcagttccaaggctcaagtggaccacacagtggagattaaacacctactgttgaaaactttttgggggccacagatgtcttagatcaagctgatctttgttttcccttcatccaggtctatgagaccttatgaacaggttggatggtaattaACCATCACATGAGGACCTAGGAAGgtcctctggtgtggcccacttgagccttggaactgcCATAACCTAAATTGATATAGAAAAAAATGGACGGCCGGTTTGGATAGAAccctacatcacagtggcccctcagagcccgtCCATTCGGGTGGGGTAGTACCCACTCCATGCCCTTCAGGCCAGGCACgttcatgttggggcccacctgaagatTGGACCAACTTGGGTTTCTGATCAGGGATTGTTGATGTTAGGATAACCTGATGGTTGGGCCAGCCTGGGTTTCAGACCAGGGCACccccacggtggaccccacctgatgatcagaccaGATCAGGTTTTGGGCAAGGGCATccccacggtggaccccacctgatgatcgGACCAGACCGGGTTTTGGGCAAGGGCATcctcatagtggagcccacctaaTGATCAGGCCAGGCTGGATTTCAGGCCAATGCATGCTCATGGTGGGGGACACCTGATGATCAGCTGGATTTCACACATGTGCCAACGTTGGCACGTGATATGCAAATCCACCATTCAATCTCTCCTAGTATGAATCGCCATCGAACTTCTCTCCCAAAACAAAACTGAGAACCGAACACAAAAGGCTACAAGAAAAACTCTACTAAAAACAGAGAGCCAGGCAGAGCGAGTCAACTGAATCAACTCATCCAAGTCAACCGAGTCAAGCTCTAGTCAATCCCACTCAGCCCAATTCAATCCGATTCAAGATCACCAGAAAAATTCAGAGAGTAAAAAACACAATGGTTGAAGAAATACTC
Proteins encoded in this window:
- the LOC131220982 gene encoding protein argonaute 2-like isoform X2, encoding MENQAYRARSAGSRGRGRYQSENPHQNRNPWQNSPQNRQYRETGGPQSGAPRAANPYREVGAGQSAQPRSDSSQNWRQDRPSGEAGAAQWRPPRAAGHVENFGQGRSFLDAAVPQSSGSGGNGGDDRRGGGGGGRGRGGRGGAQYVPRQSSMEPAAAATTSAYELEKLKISDPPSRLGSIVPIKRPDKGGQAGIRSLQILVNHFPVNFDPRMKIYQYNLDIQRVTPHKPSAATAKISKADAHLVKEYLFAKFPTLFPTLNTAYDGERNIYSAVELQQCGKFPVDVAKGDDVKPREFVVAVKLVAVHDLNTLSEYFNRTVTCVPREILQALDVVMRENPSLSRIPFGRYFYSKGIDRDLGGGIIASTGFHQSLKPTARGLSICMDYTVISFRKQVPVLEFLREHLGVVIDANMSWTPNQRKEVEEVLKGLKVTVNHRKTSQKYEVVGLTRDNTNNVKFEINSGTDSKGVLFIVDYFRDKYGKAVVYKRIPCLDLSKNKRVNYVPMEFCELVEGQRYPKESLHGDVAKVLKDMALIKPVMRKDWICRMIRASDGPSGGGIADQFRIAIVNNMTEVTGRVLKQPDLKIRNSNDQCCRYTPGEDGQWNLLKHKVYEGKIVDRWAILDFTTSSNRWYQLNVQQFNQNIVERANRVGIRMNPQFLFYEPSSFRMLENERQLYNTLKRICGRAEGKPQLLFCPMEKRHTGYNTLKRICETELGIVTQCFLTPLANQGKDQYYVNLALKINTKLGGSNMELFHSLPCLDDNRPVMFMGADVNHPSSRSPSAISIAAVTASMNWPGANQYAFRIRAQPRRTEKILDIGDMCLDLIKTYARKNGIKPEKIIFFRDGVSDSQFDMVLNEELIAIKKAIEMDGYQPTITLVVAQKRHQTRFFPKNPRDAGKTGNIPPGTVVDNTVIHLDEYDFYLCSHNGILGTSKPTHYHVLFDEHQFSSDDLQRIIYNLCYTFPRCTKPISLVPPVLCADLAAYRGRQYDDSTMHSPHSSASSSSGSSSTSSSMASIEINNFPKVHADLQNQMIFL
- the LOC131220982 gene encoding protein argonaute 2-like isoform X1 — its product is MENQAYRARSAGSRGRGRYQSENPHQNRNPWQNSPQNRQYRETGGPQSGAPRAANPYREVGAGQSAQPRSDSSQNWRQDRPSGEAGAAQWRPPRAAGHVENFGQGRSFLDAAVPQSSGSGGNGGDDRRGGGGGGRGRGGRGGAQYVPRQSSMEPAAAATTSAYASTSSELEKLKISDPPSRLGSIVPIKRPDKGGQAGIRSLQILVNHFPVNFDPRMKIYQYNLDIQRVTPHKPSAATAKISKADAHLVKEYLFAKFPTLFPTLNTAYDGERNIYSAVELQQCGKFPVDVAKGDDVKPREFVVAVKLVAVHDLNTLSEYFNRTVTCVPREILQALDVVMRENPSLSRIPFGRYFYSKGIDRDLGGGIIASTGFHQSLKPTARGLSICMDYTVISFRKQVPVLEFLREHLGVVIDANMSWTPNQRKEVEEVLKGLKVTVNHRKTSQKYEVVGLTRDNTNNVKFEINSGTDSKGVLFIVDYFRDKYGKAVVYKRIPCLDLSKNKRVNYVPMEFCELVEGQRYPKESLHGDVAKVLKDMALIKPVMRKDWICRMIRASDGPSGGGIADQFRIAIVNNMTEVTGRVLKQPDLKIRNSNDQCCRYTPGEDGQWNLLKHKVYEGKIVDRWAILDFTTSSNRWYQLNVQQFNQNIVERANRVGIRMNPQFLFYEPSSFRMLENERQLYNTLKRICGRAEGKPQLLFCPMEKRHTGYNTLKRICETELGIVTQCFLTPLANQGKDQYYVNLALKINTKLGGSNMELFHSLPCLDDNRPVMFMGADVNHPSSRSPSAISIAAVTASMNWPGANQYAFRIRAQPRRTEKILDIGDMCLDLIKTYARKNGIKPEKIIFFRDGVSDSQFDMVLNEELIAIKKAIEMDGYQPTITLVVAQKRHQTRFFPKNPRDAGKTGNIPPGTVVDNTVIHLDEYDFYLCSHNGILGTSKPTHYHVLFDEHQFSSDDLQRIIYNLCYTFPRCTKPISLVPPVLCADLAAYRGRQYDDSTMHSPHSSASSSSGSSSTSSSMASIEINNFPKVHADLQNQMIFL